The Sorangiineae bacterium MSr11367 genome window below encodes:
- a CDS encoding IS3 family transposase (programmed frameshift) — translation MAKRKRRVFTPEFKADAVRLCKSGDRTIAQVANDLDLTETALRAWVKRADAQAPKSATSNELTTPEREELAELRRKVKRLEMERENLKKSSNILREGEHVKFAFIDVEKTFWPIQVLCFVLGVSRSGYYAWKARPKSKARTSDEKLATQIEASHKRSRGTYGSPRVHRELRARGIRVARKRVERLMRQQGIAAKRKRRFRRTTDSKHAHPVAANLLERRFDVDLPNTAWVTDVTYVWTLEGWLYLAAILDLYSRRVVGWATSETNDRELALQALRSAVNSRKPPTGLLHHSDRGSPYASADYRAGLERHGFVASMSRKGDCWDNAVAESFFATIKGELIDHENYVTRACAIASIADYIDNFYNPVRRHSSIGYVSPIEFELILLQSNKLSA, via the exons ATGGCGAAACGGAAACGACGGGTGTTTACGCCCGAGTTCAAGGCAGATGCAGTTCGGCTTTGCAAGAGCGGAGATCGAACCATCGCGCAGGTCGCGAACGACCTCGATCTAACGGAAACGGCGCTGCGAGCTTGGGTCAAGCGCGCCGACGCGCAAGCGCCGAAGAGTGCCACATCGAACGAGCTGACGACGCCGGAGCGTGAGGAACTCGCGGAGCTTCGCCGAAAGGTGAAACGCCTCGAGATGGAGCGCGAGA ATCTTAAAAAAAGCAGCAACATTCTTCGCGAAGGAGAACACGTGAAGTTCGCGTTCATCGACGTGGAGAAGACGTTCTGGCCCATTCAGGTTCTCTGCTTCGTACTCGGCGTCTCGCGAAGCGGCTACTACGCCTGGAAAGCACGGCCGAAGTCGAAAGCCAGGACGAGTGACGAGAAGCTCGCGACGCAGATTGAAGCGTCGCACAAGCGCAGTCGTGGCACCTACGGAAGCCCGCGTGTGCATCGGGAACTGCGGGCTCGGGGCATCCGCGTGGCTCGGAAACGCGTCGAACGCTTGATGCGCCAGCAGGGGATTGCCGCGAAACGAAAACGACGCTTTCGTCGCACCACGGACTCGAAGCATGCGCACCCCGTTGCCGCGAATCTGCTCGAGCGACGGTTCGACGTCGATCTTCCGAATACGGCATGGGTGACCGACGTGACGTACGTCTGGACCCTTGAAGGCTGGCTTTACCTCGCCGCGATCCTTGATCTCTATTCGCGACGAGTCGTCGGCTGGGCGACCAGCGAAACCAACGACCGGGAGCTCGCGTTGCAGGCCCTTCGCAGCGCCGTGAACAGCCGAAAACCGCCAACGGGGCTGCTTCATCACTCGGACCGCGGCAGCCCGTACGCGAGCGCCGACTACCGTGCCGGACTCGAACGACATGGCTTCGTGGCGAGTATGAGCCGCAAGGGCGACTGCTGGGACAACGCCGTCGCCGAGAGCTTCTTCGCCACAATCAAGGGCGAGTTGATCGATCATGAAAACTACGTGACGAGGGCTTGCGCGATCGCGTCGATCGCCGACTACATCGACAATTTCTACAACCCCGTTAGACGGCATTCGTCGATTGGTTACGTTAGCCCAATTGAGTTTGAATTAATTTTGTTGCAATCAAACAAGCTGTCCGCATAG